TGACTCTGTTGGTGAGTTTTTTAATCAAGAAATTAAAGGCAGATATCTGTCGGAACGCATAGATAAGTTAGTTTGAACCGGATTTGCACAATAATACAGATTAGTTCTTGCAACAAGTGATATTTAAACAGGAAAAATTAAACATGATTCATGCTTATGCAGCCAAAACATTAGGTGCAGCACTAGAACAATTTGAATACGATCCAGGTGTGCTGAAAGACCAAGAAGTGGAAATTAATGTTGAATATTGCGGACTTTGCCATAGCGACCTAAGTATGCTCAAAAATGACTGGGGCATCAGTCGATATCCCTTTGTGCCTGGCCATGAAGTTGTGGGAACGATCGCAGCTGTTGGCGATCGCGTTACCACGCTCAAAGTCGGTCAGCGTGTCGGATTGGGGTGGTCTTCCCATTCTTGTATGCACTGCGAATATTGTATGTCCGGCGATCACAACTTATGCCTAACCCTAGAGCAAACGATTGTCGGTCGATATGGCGGATTTGCAGACAAGGTACGCGCCCATGAAGAATGGGTGATTCCTCTGCCAGAAGCAGTTGATCCTGCTAAGGTAGGGCCGCTGTTCTGTGGAGGTGTTACCGTGTTCAACCCCATTGTTCAATTCGATGTCAAGCCAACCGATAGAGTTGGTGTAATTGGGATCGGAGGGCTTGGACATATAGCATTACGATTTCTAAAAGCTTGGGGATGTGATGTCACGGCATTTTCAACCAATCCAAATAAAGAGTCTGAAGCCCGTGAGTTAGGCGCTAATCACTTCATAAACTCCCGCGATGCCAAAGCGATCGAGTCTGTTACCAACTCGTTTGATTTGATTCTCTCAACAGTAAATGCAGATTTAGATTGGGCAATATACATTAATGCACTGCGTCCCAAAGGACGGTTACATTTTGTGGGAGTCGTACCAAATCCAATTCAAGCCTACGCGTTTCCTTTAATTGCTGGGCAAAAATCCATATCGGGTAGCCCTACAGGTAGCCCGATAACAATCGCCAAAATGCTCGACTTTGCTGCGCGTCATGGCATTGAACCTGTGACAGAAACTTTTGATTTTAGCCAAGTAAATGAAGCGATCGCTCATTTAGAAGCAGGCAAGGCTCGTTATCGAATTGTTTTAAAGCATTAGAAATAAAGAAGCCATGCAAGAAATTGAAAATAAAATTTCACGTTTGACTAATTTTGGTCAAGAGAACTTACCAAACTTAGGCAAGTGGTTTGTTGATATTTGTTAAGGAGCAACGTAATTGTTAGAAGTTAAATAACGGTTTTTCTTGCAATAGCCATTCTCCTCACTGCGTTCTTTTATTGTTGAGTGCAGAGATTTATCTTGCATATATTTTGGTGGAAGAGAACAGTTGCCTACAGCAACTGCGCTCTTCCCTTCAGAATGATTATCATTTTTAGAAGTTGTATATTTTATTCTCTGGAAGTTCCTTACTTAAATTTAGCTAGTTCTCTCTAAAATTATGTTAAATTATATACAAAAAACTTATATAAGTATAATCTTAGTTCAAGAAGGGTTATTGTATAGTTTAGTTTATTTTTATCAGTAGTCTTTAAGTATAAACTATGATAGAGTTTGCTGTCATTACTTCAGTAATTAAGAAATATGCCCCTCAAGCTAGTCAAATAATTATTAAACAAGCTCAAAAAAACGAAGCTGTTATTAAAGTTTTACAAGAATTAAAACTCAATCCTACTCAAATTATTGATGACGTTGATACTGTTTATGCTTACACACTGGTAAAGTATGGAGTATTTAAGCCAGAAGCAATTTTAAACTTGTTGAGAGAGAAAGTTATTAAAGATTTTTTTTGGGATGCTTATAGTAATAATGCTGGTTTTGGGTTTGTAGAAAATACCAAAAAATTTCTGAATCAAAATAGCGAACTCAAAACACAGATTATTCATAGTAAAATTAATTTTTCGGCGGAATTAGAGGAATTTGGCGAAACTTTTATTGCAGTTGCAAAACAAACTAAATCATCTAAATATCAGCCTTATCCAGATTGGAATTTAGATGTTTATCCCAAAGAGTTTAAAGCTTTAATTTTTGAAAAAACGCGCCTATTCTGTGGGCGTGATTTTGTCTTCAAAGCTATTAATAAATTTTTCGCCACTCAACCCAAAGGTTATTTTACTGTGATTGGGGATGCAGGGATGGGAAAAAGTGCGATCGCGGCCATTGGTCACAAGTTAAGGTTGTGAGGCAGTTGTCAAGGGGATTTGAGAAGGTGGCTGAAAGAAAAATTCAGGTGTGCCTCGTTGTTGATCAGGGAAAGGAGCAACGATGAGCAACATGTTTGGTTTTCGTTGTCGTTTAACAATGCCTAAATCTTGATTTTCTGGTGCAGCAAAGTATTTGATAGGGTCAGTTGCCTTACCTTTTTGATGAGCAACATAAAAATGATAAAGACCGCGATAAATCATCTCTAGAGAAATGGAGTCAAAAGGTAGAGAAAGTTCGTCGGCGACAGCATCACCTAAATCAACTAACACAGCATAAAATAACCAAGTACCCCAAATCTGCAATTGAACACCATTAACAGAACCAGTCCATAAATAACTTAAACCTAAGAGCCGCTTTACAGTATTAAAAGCATCTTCAATTCTCCATCTTCGACGGTACAAATCAGCCACAACGTATGGTGGTAAAACTGTAGGTTCAAGCACACTTGTTAAATAAGAATGCCAGGTCTTAGCTGAACGAACTTCGACCAGACGTAAAGTAATAAAAGGAGTTTTCTTAGTGCCAGAGCCAAGACGTATCAAACGGTCACGTAAAGAAAAGCTATCTGTAAATACCTGCTCGACATGAATTGCTGCTCCCTTTTTTAACCGAGTAATAAAATTCACTTTTTGTGCAATTAGTTGTAGCCAGAACTTAAAATGATAAAATCCTCTATCTAATAAAAGTAAGGTATGGGGAGCTACTGACTTTAAAATATCTGATTCAAAATTTGTATCTGCACTTCTGGAATTTTCATTAAACCAAATTTCTACAGGTAAAAAATTGACTAAATCTATAACTGTACAAATTTTTCCAGCTAATTTACCAGGCGGAGCATCTTTTAAACTGTCAAGCTTCTGAAATAAAGCTTCCAAAATTGAACAATCTACTATCCAAATTTTTTCAAATTTTGACTTAGTTAATTGAACACTTTGGGGGACTTTTCGCCTACTTCTCCTTTGCCAAGAATCTTGTAATTTTGGGACTAAATCTTTAAAAACTCTTTCAAACAATTGCGCTGGAAATGTCAGAAATCTCTGCGATATTGCTTGTTGGCTCACCTCAAGAGGTTTACACCACAGAAAACCTTCTCGTGCTAACATTCTGGTTAATTCTGTGGCTCCCGCCACGTCTCGCCACAGTAGAGTTAGCACTGCCGCTACCATTAATGGTAAGTTGAGAATCCTGTCTCTTAATCCCAGTTGACGGTAGTAATTTTCTTGTGAAGTGATTGCTGGTGTAAGTAACTGCTCAAGTTGAGAAGCAATTACTTCGTCTTCCATCATTGGGCGTTGCTTCTTTTTAGCATGATCTCGATTGGTTTTACGACTGCTACTCATGGTTTTTTACAATCGCTCAATTACTTGTATTAATTGAGTTTGCCATGATTTTGAACAGAGCAAATCATTCTCTCAGACCCGTATGATAATGATAATCAAAAACAGGAGTAGTGGAGAGGGCGAGGGAAGCTCGCCCTCTCCACCTTCATTACAATTATCATTCTTATGCACCTATATTTATTCTCAAAGACTTATTGACAAAATTCTTTCTCTTCTAACTTGTTCCGAATGGATCGCGGCTAAATATATTTCGATGATCAAATGTCCTTGTTATTTTAATGTATTCGCAGAAGGACGCAATAAACCAGAACAGTTTTTAGCTAATATCCGTCAACAATTGATTAAGCGGTATGCTTTGCAAAACTCAGAAAATGCTGATTTAAGAACCTTACTGCAAAAAGCTAGTGAAGAACTCAAAGGACAAAAACTTGTGATTGTTGTTGATGCACTAGATGAAGTAGAACAAGCAGGAAATAGTAATCTTTTAGATTTACCTCAAAATCTACCTAATGGGGTTTATTTTTTACTGACTAGACGACCTTATAATCAAGAAACTAAACGTTTAACGTTGTCTCCTGATACACCTGTGGATGAATTGGATTTAACAAAAAGTGATTATATAGCTGCGAGTCAAGAAGATATCAAAGAGTATATTCAACTTTTTTTACAGAATGATCCTCAACTAAAAACTTGGATTAGCGATCGCCATATTTCAAAAGAGACTTTTACTCAGGAAATAGCTGTTAAGAGTGAAAATAATTTCATATATTTACGCTATCTATTACCCGGAATTTCTGAAGGTAAATATAACGATTTAACTTTAAAAGGATTACCCCAAGGTCTGCAAGATTATTATACAACTCATTGGCAGCGGATGGGGATGGATAATGAATCTAATGAACAAACGGTGAAAATACTTTATATCTTAGTAGAAAGAGGTGAAGCAATATCTCTCAGCATGATTGCAGAAATTCTTGATGAAGATGAATATAATGTGAAATCGGTGTTAAATAATTGGGTTGAATATATAACACCGACAGTCAATCTAGAAGAAGGAAAAACTTACTATAGTATTTATCATCGGAGTTTCCTAGAGTTTCTCAAAGGACAAGATAAATTAGGTAAAGGTCGAAAACTATTTAGAGAAGTTAATAAAAGTATGGCTGAGTATATGCTCAAAGAGATGGCATAAATGAGTAAACTTTCTACTAAATTAGCCGCAAAATCACCAGAATTTAAAAACTTTTTTATGGGTCAATTTCCTGAAAAACAATTAAAAGCAGGAAACTCGGCAATATATTATCAAACTCTCACAGATTTTGATTTTATTGCTCTCAAAATTCAAGATCCGCACTTTGGAGTAGAAGCCCTGATTAGGGATTATGATTTGATTGATGATCCAGAGATATTGGACAACTTAGAAGCAGACGAAAAACTAGATCCAGATAAAATCAAAACTCTGAAATTAATTAAACGTGCTTTACAGTTATCCGCCCATATTTTGAATCAAGATAAAACCCAATTAGTCGGGCAATTATGGGGAAGATTACAGGCTTTCCCGCAGTCAGAAATCCAGACAATATTAACAGATGCAGTCCAAAGTAAAAGTGAAATTCCGCGATTCCGTCCACTTACAGCCAGCTTAACTACTCCAGACGGAAAACTACTGCGTACCCTCACAGGACATAATCACTCGGTAAGTGCAGTAGCAATTACACCAGATGGTCAAAAAGCCATTTCTGCATCTGATGACAGTACCTTAAAACTGTGGGATTTAGAGACAGGAAAAGAAATTTTTACTTTCACTGGTCATTACAGCTATGTAAATACAGTAGCAATTACACCAGATGGCAAAACCGCCATTTCTGGTTCCGATGACCATACCCTGAAACTCTGGAATTTAGAGACAGGAAAAGAAATCTCCACCCTGACTGGTCATTACGGCTGTGTCAATGCAGTAGCAATTACACCAGATGGACAAACAGCAGTTTCTGGTTCCGATGACCATACCCTGAAACTCTGGGATTTGGAAACTGGTCAGGAAATTTTGACTCTCATTGGTCATGACAATTGGGTAAATGCAGTAGCAATTACACCAGATGGACAAACAGCCGTTTCCGGTTCTGATGACCACAACCTGAAACTCTGGGATTTGGAAACTGGCTTAGAAATCTTTACTCTGAGAGGCCATAACAATTGGGTAAAAACAGTAGCAATTACCCCAGATGGCAAAAAAGCCGTTTCTGGTTCTTATGATAAAACCCTCAAAATCTGGGATTTAAACACAAGTCAAGAAATATTTACTTTAACTGGTCATCACAACTGGGTAAGAACAGTAGCAATTACCCCAGATGGTAAAAAAGCCGTTTCTGGTTCTTATGATAAAACCCTAAAAATCTGGGATTTAGAAATAGGAAAAGAAATTTCTACTCTTCCTGGCAAACGTTATAATAACGAGGCTACAAATATATTAGACATTACCCCAGATGGCAAAAAAGCTGTAAAAATTTGGGATTTAGCAATAGGAAAGTCCATCTCTATCCTCACTGGTTATAACGAATGGGTAAATGCAGTAGCCATTACCCCAGATGGCAAAAAAGCCCTTTCTGGTTTAGATGATAAAACTCTGAAACTGTGGGATTTAGAAACAGACCAGGAAATCTCTACCCAAACAGGCCATAACGACTGGGTAAATGCAGTAGCTATTACTCCAAACGGTAAAAAAGCTGTTTCTGGTTCTGATGATAAAACTTTGAAACTCTGGGATTTACCAACAGGAAAGGAAATCTTTACTCTTCCTTTAGAAGCTTATGCAAATACAGGTCATAAAGGGTGGGTAACAGCAGTAGCTATTACCCCAGATAGCAAAAAAGCCCTTTCTAGTGCATCTGATAACACCCTAAAATTGTGGAATTTAGAAACAGGTCAAGAAATTGCTACATTCACAGGTCATCAAGGGTCAATCTGGACAGTAGCTATTACTTCAAACGGTAAAAAAGCGATTTCTGGTTCAGAAGATAACACCCTAAAATTGTGGGATTTAGAAACAGGTCAGGAAATTTCCACACTCAGAGGTCATAGAGGTGCAATCTGGTCATTAGCTATTACTCCTGACGCTAAAAAGGCTATTTCTGGTTCTTGGGATAACACGCTAAAACTATGGAATCTAGAAACAAGTCAGGAAATTTTTACCTTGACTGGTCATACTTATCGAGTCAAAACAGTAGCCATTACTCCAGATGGCAAAAAAGCCCTTTCTGGTTCTGATGATAAAACTCTAAAACTGTGGGATTTAGAGACAGGAAAGGAAATTTATACTTTGACTGGTCATCAAAACTGGGTCAGATCAGTAGCTATCATCACCGATAGCAAAAAAGCCATTTCAAGTTCTGATGACAAGACGATAAAATTGTGGAATTTAGAGATAGGAAAAGAAATTTCTACTTTTATTGGTGACACATCTATTGTGTGTTGTGCTGTTTCCCCAGACGGCTTGACAATTGTAGCAGGAGAACAATCAGGACGTGTTCATTTTCTGGTGTTAGAAGGTGATTAAAAAATGAATAATATCACCCAAAATACAAGTAATATTCCCAGATATCCCCCAGAATTTCAACAAATTATTAACACCAAAAATCACAACTTTGTCGGACGTGAATTTGTCTTTACTGCTATTAACAACTTTATCAACCAATATGACCGGGGCTATTTTACTATTATTGGTGAACCGGGAATTGGTAAGAGTGCGATTCTTGCCCGTTATGTCAGCCAAAATCCCGGAACTGTCTATTATAATGTCGAAATTTTGGGTAAAAGTCGCGCTGAAGAATTCCTGGCGATGGTTTGCAATCAATTAATAGAAATTGCTCAAAATCAAGGGATTAAAAATATACCTGCTGATTTGATTGAATCTACCACAAAAGATAGTAGTTTTTTATCGTTTTTACTGCAACAAATCAGCGACAAATTAAATTTTCAACAAAGATTAATTATTACAATTGATGGCTGCGATAGAATTGATATCAACAATCAACCACGCGGCTCAAATATTTTCTATTTACCACGCTACTTACCAGAAAAAGTTTATTTTATTCTCACTCGTCGTCCTTTTCTCACAGATAAATCAGGTTTATTAATTGAAACCCCATCCCAATCTTTAGATTTATCAGTGTACTTAGAAAAAAATCGTGCTGATATCCAAGAATATATTAAAACTTATTTAAATGAATTGTGCCATTCTGATCATAGTCTGAGTGCCGAGAAGAATTTTGAAGATATTTTACTTAACAATGATGAAACAAATTTTATGTATGTTAGCGAAATCTTAGTAGCAACTAATAAAGATGTTTATCCCCCAAACTTGCACCTCTATTATCAAAATCATTTAGAAAAGATGAATTTAGCAACTCGTAACCAACAAACAATGGCTTTACAGGTGTTAAATATCTTAGTTCAAGAGCAATCAATACCAACAGAAATTATATCAGCAAGATTAGATGCAGATGAATATGAAATTAAGGTGATTTTAGATCAGTGGCGCGAGTTTCTACATTTAAAATCAATAGCTAGAGAAATTTATTACAGTCTTTATCATGTTAGTTTTTGTAATTGGTTGCGGCAACAAATTTATTCTAACTAGCTAGTGATTAACTGCTGAAATCTTTCATTATTGGCAATTTCATCAAAATCAATATCATCGGCTGCATCTTCTTTACATCTGGGATTAATTTCAATTGCTTGTTGCAGACATTCAATTGCTAATTCGGCTTGTTTTTGCAGTGCATAACAAGCTGCTTTGTTGTAATAAGCGATCGCATAATCTGGTTTAATTGCTATGGCTTGATTAAATGCCGCGATCGCATCATCATCCAGCCCTAATCTTACCAAGGTATAACCGCGTTTATCCCACAGTTTCGGAGATTCTGGTTGAAATGTTAATGCTTGCTCAAATGAAGCTAATGCTTCTTCGTATTCATCCAGTTCTATGAGGGATAGACCACGATTTAACCAAGCAGTTGCATCATCGGGTTTGTTTTTGGTCGCTCTATTAAAACAAGCAAAGGCTTGCTTATGCTGGCGGAGATTACCGAAAGCTACGCCGCGATCGCACCACGCTTGATGGTAATCTGGTTGCAGCTTGATAGACTGATCATAAGAGGCGATCGCCTCTTTGTAGCGCTTTAATCTGGCGAAAGTTAGACCACGTTTAAACCAAGCAGTTGCATTCTCCGGCTGGATTTTGACTGCTTGATTGTAGCAGGCGATCGCTTCTTCATATTGCTTTTGGGCAAATAAATCATCACCCTGTTGCAAATCAGCCTCTACGGATACTTGCGGTTGTGGCTGGGTTTCCTGAATTTGTGATGTTTTTGATTCTGTAATTTCTTGCAGAATTAACTCTTTACGTTGTTGAGCATCTAACTGTAACTCCGAAAGTTGAGCTACAAATTCTGTTTCTAATTTTTCTAGTTTTTCCAGGATAAATAACTTTTGTTTTTGAGCATTTACCTGTAATTCAGAAAATTGTTCAGCAAACTCTAAACCGGATTTTTCTAAATTTTCGATAATTAAATCTTTACGGTTTTGGATATCTAATTGTGCTTCTGCTTGTAATTTTTCTAGATTTTCCCATAAACCCTGTTTTTGTTGCTCATACTCCGATGGCAAAATAGAAAGTTGAGATTTCAGACTATTTGCTAATTCTCTAATATTATTCAAAGTTTTATCTTTTTGTTGTTCAGCATCTACCCTAATTCCCGCCAACTCGGAAATAAACTCTGTTTGAGTTTTGACCAATTCTTCAATTAAGTTATCTTGGCGCTGCTGACTTTGAGAACGTAATCCTGATATATGTAAATTAAAGCTTTGTTCTAATTCGGAAATATTGTTTTTAGTTTTATCTCTTTGTTGTTCAGCATCTACCCTAATTCCTGCTAACTCTGAGATAAATTCTGCTTGAGATTTTAAAAAACCTTCAATTAAGGCATCTTTTTGCTGTTGAACATCAGATTGTAGATTTGTAATTTTAGCACTCAAATCATTTTTAGATTTTTCTAAATAGTCCCATATTAAATGCTTATGTTTTTCAGTGCCTAATTTGATTTCGGAAATGTGCGAAGCAAAATCAGATTCTAAATTCCCTATATTCTCTAAACTTGTATCGCGTTTTTGTGCAGCAGCTAACTGCAAATCTTGTAATTGAGTACTAAATTCAGATTCTATATTTTCTATATACTTTTGCAGGTGCTTGATTTCTGTTTCTAAGGTGGATAAAATACTATTTTTTGATTGCATTAAATCAGCAGAAAAAGTAGATAAATTATCTTGTTCTTGTTGTATATTCTGCTGTAAAGTTGCCGATTCATTTTCTAATTCTCGATTGATTTTTTTGACTTCTTGAATCAAATTTTCGGCTTCTTGCTTAACAATAGTTATCTGATTTTGTAAATTTTCTATGCCTTGTAGCTGTCCCATTGCTCTGTCAACAATTTCCCGAATTGCGACTCGTCGTAACAACCAAAATAAAGCAATTACAGCGACAGGAAATAGACTGAGTATAACTAACCAGACATTGAGCAAAATATTTGTCTGATTCAAATTAGATGGAACTTGCTTCCGCAGTTGGTTTAATTCTTCCCGTTCTGGAGTTGAGAGTACCTGCGCTATAGTTTGTGCTTTGGCGATGGGTGGTAGAGTTTGTCCACTAGCCAAACCAGCAGACAGCAGCAAGGGTGAAAATGCGATCGCGCTTTTCAAGACTAATGCTAAAACAAATTGATTCTTGCTGTACATCACAACCATCTCGATGAGTTTGTGCCTTTTTCCAATCTATAACAGAATTTCGTTATCGGTTGTTTATGCTGTAGGGTGAGCAAATTTTTGCCCAACCTCTGCACAACTATCTACAGTGACTTGTGGTGAACATTTCGGAAATGGTACCGTCTACAAGTTGGCACAGGAGTTGAAAGAGTTCTCAAATCATGAAGCGCAGACGCATAGTAGCTGGTTTTCAAGCAACACTCTTCAGTCTTAGCTTAGTCTCAACATATTTTTTACCTAACTCTACTATTGTTGCTGCACCGCCGAGAACCCCAGATAAAACAGTAAATTGCGAGATGTTAGTAGTCGGTGGTGGACTTTCTGGGGTAGCCACAGCTTACGAGGGATTACTAGCAGGCCGAACAGTGTGTTTAACAGAAATTACTGATTGGTTGGGGGGACAAATTTCTTCTCAGGGGACATCTGCGTTAGATGAACGACCAACCCAACGCGATCGCCAATTCTATTCTCGTGGGTATACTGAATTACGCAACCGGATTCAACGCTATTACGGCAAACTTAACCCTGGTGAGTGTTGGGTAAGTGACTCTTGTTTTTTACCCCGTGATGCCCACACAATTCTGATACAGATGCTCAAGGATGCAGAAAAAAAGGGCAAAGGGAAATTGGAATGGTTTCCTAATACTGTAATTAAGGAAGTAAATATTAATTCTAGTGGAAAAATCATTGATAGTGCGATCGCTATTCAACATCAAGCAGCTAAAGGCGCACCACCCCTCAACACTTTTACCCTAGCGCAAACAATTAAAGATGCTTATACCTACCAAAACTCATCACGGTTAAGCAAAAGTATTATCCGCTTTGTTCCCAAGGTTGGTAAAAAATCCACCACCAGCAATTCTCCTCAGTGGTATGTTGTTGACGCAAGCGAAACTGGCGAAATTATTGCCCTAGCAGATGTTCCCTATCGTTTGGGTATTGATGGGCGTTCTTTCCTCGAACCCTCTGCTTCCAGCGCTAGTAATGATCCTTACTGTACT
This window of the Nostoc sp. HK-01 genome carries:
- a CDS encoding WD repeat-containing protein, coding for MSKLSTKLAAKSPEFKNFFMGQFPEKQLKAGNSAIYYQTLTDFDFIALKIQDPHFGVEALIRDYDLIDDPEILDNLEADEKLDPDKIKTLKLIKRALQLSAHILNQDKTQLVGQLWGRLQAFPQSEIQTILTDAVQSKSEIPRFRPLTASLTTPDGKLLRTLTGHNHSVSAVAITPDGQKAISASDDSTLKLWDLETGKEIFTFTGHYSYVNTVAITPDGKTAISGSDDHTLKLWNLETGKEISTLTGHYGCVNAVAITPDGQTAVSGSDDHTLKLWDLETGQEILTLIGHDNWVNAVAITPDGQTAVSGSDDHNLKLWDLETGLEIFTLRGHNNWVKTVAITPDGKKAVSGSYDKTLKIWDLNTSQEIFTLTGHHNWVRTVAITPDGKKAVSGSYDKTLKIWDLEIGKEISTLPGKRYNNEATNILDITPDGKKAVKIWDLAIGKSISILTGYNEWVNAVAITPDGKKALSGLDDKTLKLWDLETDQEISTQTGHNDWVNAVAITPNGKKAVSGSDDKTLKLWDLPTGKEIFTLPLEAYANTGHKGWVTAVAITPDSKKALSSASDNTLKLWNLETGQEIATFTGHQGSIWTVAITSNGKKAISGSEDNTLKLWDLETGQEISTLRGHRGAIWSLAITPDAKKAISGSWDNTLKLWNLETSQEIFTLTGHTYRVKTVAITPDGKKALSGSDDKTLKLWDLETGKEIYTLTGHQNWVRSVAIITDSKKAISSSDDKTIKLWNLEIGKEISTFIGDTSIVCCAVSPDGLTIVAGEQSGRVHFLVLEGD
- a CDS encoding putative zinc-type alcohol dehydrogenase-like protein, translating into MIHAYAAKTLGAALEQFEYDPGVLKDQEVEINVEYCGLCHSDLSMLKNDWGISRYPFVPGHEVVGTIAAVGDRVTTLKVGQRVGLGWSSHSCMHCEYCMSGDHNLCLTLEQTIVGRYGGFADKVRAHEEWVIPLPEAVDPAKVGPLFCGGVTVFNPIVQFDVKPTDRVGVIGIGGLGHIALRFLKAWGCDVTAFSTNPNKESEARELGANHFINSRDAKAIESVTNSFDLILSTVNADLDWAIYINALRPKGRLHFVGVVPNPIQAYAFPLIAGQKSISGSPTGSPITIAKMLDFAARHGIEPVTETFDFSQVNEAIAHLEAGKARYRIVLKH
- a CDS encoding transposase, IS4, which gives rise to MSSSRKTNRDHAKKKQRPMMEDEVIASQLEQLLTPAITSQENYYRQLGLRDRILNLPLMVAAVLTLLWRDVAGATELTRMLAREGFLWCKPLEVSQQAISQRFLTFPAQLFERVFKDLVPKLQDSWQRRSRRKVPQSVQLTKSKFEKIWIVDCSILEALFQKLDSLKDAPPGKLAGKICTVIDLVNFLPVEIWFNENSRSADTNFESDILKSVAPHTLLLLDRGFYHFKFWLQLIAQKVNFITRLKKGAAIHVEQVFTDSFSLRDRLIRLGSGTKKTPFITLRLVEVRSAKTWHSYLTSVLEPTVLPPYVVADLYRRRWRIEDAFNTVKRLLGLSYLWTGSVNGVQLQIWGTWLFYAVLVDLGDAVADELSLPFDSISLEMIYRGLYHFYVAHQKGKATDPIKYFAAPENQDLGIVKRQRKPNMLLIVAPFPDQQRGTPEFFFQPPSQIPLTTASQP
- a CDS encoding TPR repeat-containing protein, with product MYSKNQFVLALVLKSAIAFSPLLLSAGLASGQTLPPIAKAQTIAQVLSTPEREELNQLRKQVPSNLNQTNILLNVWLVILSLFPVAVIALFWLLRRVAIREIVDRAMGQLQGIENLQNQITIVKQEAENLIQEVKKINRELENESATLQQNIQQEQDNLSTFSADLMQSKNSILSTLETEIKHLQKYIENIESEFSTQLQDLQLAAAQKRDTSLENIGNLESDFASHISEIKLGTEKHKHLIWDYLEKSKNDLSAKITNLQSDVQQQKDALIEGFLKSQAEFISELAGIRVDAEQQRDKTKNNISELEQSFNLHISGLRSQSQQRQDNLIEELVKTQTEFISELAGIRVDAEQQKDKTLNNIRELANSLKSQLSILPSEYEQQKQGLWENLEKLQAEAQLDIQNRKDLIIENLEKSGLEFAEQFSELQVNAQKQKLFILEKLEKLETEFVAQLSELQLDAQQRKELILQEITESKTSQIQETQPQPQVSVEADLQQGDDLFAQKQYEEAIACYNQAVKIQPENATAWFKRGLTFARLKRYKEAIASYDQSIKLQPDYHQAWCDRGVAFGNLRQHKQAFACFNRATKNKPDDATAWLNRGLSLIELDEYEEALASFEQALTFQPESPKLWDKRGYTLVRLGLDDDAIAAFNQAIAIKPDYAIAYYNKAACYALQKQAELAIECLQQAIEINPRCKEDAADDIDFDEIANNERFQQLITS